CATCCTTGGAAGCTATATGCTCAAGTTCTGCCATTTCTTCAGAGGTCAGGGTCACAGACAAAGCACCAGTATTCTGATTcagattttcaattttggtgGTTCCAGGAATCGGGCACACATCTTTCCCCTGATGATGAACCCAAGCCAATGCAAGCTGGGATGGTGTGCATCCCTTCTTAGCAGCGATTTCATGTACACGTTCAAACAGATTGGCATTATGTTGCAAATTCTCTGGCTGAAATCTTGGCAAGAActgtaaaaaaaatgcaatcttagatgtcaaatgacaaaaataaatccATATCATTTCTAACAGGGTTAGTCTAAAATGGAcctaagaaaaaggaaaaaaatatgcattgtaTAACATTATAGGTGCTGCATATCTATCCTGTAACCAGGGTCCAGAATTATAATACTTTGCCTTTTGGGGACAGGTTGATCCTTTATTATATTTGAAGAAATGCTCATTCAATACCAGTTTTACTTCTGAAGAATAAAGGGTTAAACGAATTGTATATGACGCTTTTACAGCTATAGAATTATATCCACGAATTTGGTCTACGCAGCATGCAttagtaaaattttcaaaataacgTGTTACTTCCAAATTATACCTGCTGATGCAGAAATAAATATGTACAAGTATAATTCATGCCACTTGCATGAGAAACCAGACAAGTTTTAGATCCAGTATACAGGTTGATGTCTATAGAACTTGACGTTTTTGTTTCAGCAGAACAGGGGAAATATGATGAAAACCAGTGTTAGAAACTTTCTCTGtttctcatctctctttttttttggagaaaaaggatttggaggaggaggaggatatACTGTAATAACTCCATTAATCCCAAGATGCTTGGTTgtcgcacacacacacaaacccACCTTTCTGAAATCACCTTCTCCAAAGCTATCAACCAGTTTGGGTCCTGTTGAAAAGAAACCTCTACCCAGGGGACTGTATGCAACAATACCTATACCAAGCTCCCTGTGAaagcaaagaacaaaagaagaagtgAGATTCTTAAATCAATCACCAGTCTACACAGAGTGGAAGCGGGGGGGCACACTCACCTACAGGTGGGAATGATTTCTTCCTCGACATCTCTGGTCCACAAGGACCACTCTATTTGCACTGCTGTTATTGGATGAACAGCATGAGCCCTTCTAATTGTCGAGGCAGAGGCCTCAGAAAGACCCAAATATTTTACTTTTCCCTCTTCGACCAGCTTCTTCATTTCACCAACCTTGCCAGATGAGAGGAGAAAAGAACAGATAAAGTTTTTTAAGCCTCACATACTTAAGCACATATAAATAGTACTCTTCATAC
This window of the Nymphaea colorata isolate Beijing-Zhang1983 chromosome 2, ASM883128v2, whole genome shotgun sequence genome carries:
- the LOC116248769 gene encoding probable aldo-keto reductase 4; this encodes MASTKVVEKIELGSSGLVVSQQGLGCMGMSAFYGPPKPEEDMIRLIRHAIDSGITFLDTSDIYGPFTNEVLVGKAIKGLREKVQLATKFGISFADGKREIRGDPAYVRAACEASLKRLDVDCIDLYYQHRVDTRVPIEATVGEMKKLVEEGKVKYLGLSEASASTIRRAHAVHPITAVQIEWSLWTRDVEEEIIPTCRELGIGIVAYSPLGRGFFSTGPKLVDSFGEGDFRKFLPRFQPENLQHNANLFERVHEIAAKKGCTPSQLALAWVHHQGKDVCPIPGTTKIENLNQNTGALSVTLTSEEMAELEHIASKDGVKGDRYADMRPTFFASETPALSSWKAE